Part of the Candidatus Beckwithbacteria bacterium genome is shown below.
GACACTAAAAATTTAAGTTGGGTTGGCGGTCAAGTGTGCTGATGTCTTTAACAAAGTCTTTTTTTAAGAATTTATAATAAGCCGGAATACAAATCATGGCGGCGTTGTCAGTAAAAAGCTTCTTATTTTTGGGCAAATAAAGCGGCAGATTGACGCTTTGGCGGATTTGGCGGCGAAAATAAAGGTTGGAGAGGACGCCGCCGCCGAGAAGAAGGGAAGCAGGGTAATAGTGGTCGATGGCAAAGATGAGTTTGGTGGTTAGGCTTTTGGCAATAGCTTGTTGGAAAGAAGCGCAGAGATCGTAAACGAATTTCACTTCCGAGGATTTCACACCCGGTGTGTGAACATCTTTCACACCGGGTGTGTTTCTTTTCTGAATAATATACATGGCGGCGGTTTTTAAGCCGGAGAAAGAAAAGTTTAGATCATTGGAGTGTTGGAGAGGAACAGGAAGTTTGATAGCGTCGGGATTACCAAGCTTGGCCAATTCTTCAATAATCGGGCCGCCGGGGTAGCCGAGTTGCAGCATTTTAGCCAGTTTGTCTAAGGCTTCGCCGGCGGCATCGTCGAGAGTTTGACCTAAGAGTTGGTAGTGGCCGATGGATTTCACCAGCACCAGTTCGGTATGCCCGCCGGAAACAATCAGCCCGATAGCCGGAAATATGTAAGGTACGGTACCTGTCATATTTGCCAGACAGGAAAGCAGGTGGCCTTCGAGGTGGTTGACAGCAATTAAAGGTTTATTTAGTTTTTGGGCCAAGTTTTTGGCAAAATTAACACCGACTTCTAAGGCTGGAGCAAGGCCGGGGCCGACCGTCACGGCGACGGCATCAATTCCAGTAAGGTCTGTCCTTTTTGAATTCTTTTCAGGTTGCTGACGCAACTTGAGTCCTTTAAGGACAGACCTTTTCAGGGCTTCAGTTACCACAAATTCAATTTTTTCCAGGTGGGCACGCTTGGCTAAGTGGGGGACAACGCCGCCGTATTTGGCATGGATGTTAATCTGGGAAGAAATGACATTACTTAAAATCTGGCGTCCGTAGGAAACGGCGGCGCAGGTTTCATCGCAGGAAGTGTCGATGGCGAGAATTAAAGGCGGTTTCATCAAAGAATTATAGCATTTGGCGACTCGACAAACTCGTCTATGTCGTCCTCACGCGTGCCCGAAGGGCAACATGATTGCGGGCGCCAATCCGAATTTGTCTGCGTCGCCTCTTTTTGCTATTATTTAAGTATGACTGACTGTATTTTTTGTAAAATTGTGGCCGGGGAAATTCCGTCATATAAAATTTACGAAGATAAAGATTTTTTGGCGTTTCTGGATATTTTCCCAAAAACCGAAGGCCATACTTTAGTGATTCCCAAAAAGCACGTTCAGTATGTCTGGGATTATGACAATTTAGGTAAATATTTTGAAACTGTGGGTAAGATTGCCAGACATTTGCGGGAAAAAAGTAAGGAAGAAATAGTTAAGTTGGTGGTTTGGGGTTGGGAAGTACCGCATGCTCACATTCACTTAATGCCGGGGAAAACGGATAAATTTGATGGCAGAAAGCTTAACCCGGGGGAACTTCAGGATTTGTTAAAGAAATATCGTTTTAACAGTTTTTAATAGTGGTAAAGATTGGTAAATTCAAGACAGAATAGTTTTGGACCTATTATATTATAAGTTTTTGATAAATTTATTACAGGATTTAATCAGACTGATTTTAGTCAATGGATTGGGACTTTAAAGAAGAAATGCGTGAAAACTGATATTTTCTGTATGTACAGATTGAATAATGAGTAATAATTGTGTTCATTGACTTAATTTTGGTAAAAATGGCTTTGGTTAATCTTGGTTTTTTATTAGTAATTTTATCGTTTTTTGGATATTTACGAGTTATATTTTATAGGCTGGTAAAAGATTGGAAAAAGACAAAAGTAAAAATTTAGGCTATGATGTAGATATGTTGACGCTGTGGATGTTGATTCTACCAATGATAGTGTGGTTCGTCGAGCTGGTTTTGCCGTTTCCGGCGCTAATCGAAGAAGCAGCCAAAGCGTTGGTGATTTACCGTAGTAGTAGCTTACGGCAGGCCTTTGGCTTGGGTTTGGTTTTTGGGTTTAGCGAGGCGATTTTGTTTTTGGTTAATGCCAACTTATTGCAAAACATGAGCGCTATATTTTGGCGTTTGTTATTAACTATGCCGATGCATGGGATCACGGCGGCGATGATTGTAGTGTTTGGAAAGCGGTATTGGTGGTTGGGGTTAATGCTGGCGATACTGACGCACTACTTATTTAATCTAAAAATTGCGAGCTGACCCACCAGGATTGATTGGCGTCATTGGGGCCAAAATCGATACGTGACCAATCATCGCTTTTGGAAAAAACGAAAACATCAATGCTGGTTTTGACGGTCATAATTACCGGTGCAGCGGAGCTAGGTTTACTTCTGATATTAACACTGCTGTTTTCCGGAACGGTCAGGCGGCTGGGAATGCTTTCCCCCAGGACTTCTTTTTCATTTTTAATATTTATATTCTGGTTTTTAGGGGAAGCCGATGGGGAGGCGGGCGACCCGCCTACGCCTGACGGCTGCGGCGAGGCAAGGGGGGAGGCGAGCTCTGGCGAGGGCTCTGGCGGCATTAGTTGCTGAATTTGGGCCGGGGCGGCCCTGGATTTAAGTAAAAGTTGAGTAATTGTGGCAGTGGCAACTGAGGTGAAAATAATAATAATTGGAATGACGGCAGGGCTGGTCCAAAAGGAGTGTTTGGGAGTAATTTCAGGAGTGGTTATTTTGAGTTTAGGCCGCCGCCGGCTCAGTTGGCGCATATAGATAGTTAAAAAGACAAAGCTGGCAATGACAATCAGCAGAATACCCCAGACGGCTACGGTCTGCACTCCGCCGACAAAGCCGAAGATTGAGCCGGTGCCCGAAGCTTCCGCGACCAGGTCCTGGAGCCGAGTCATATTGGCGTTGACGCCATTAAGTTCGAGCCGGGCTTCACGAAAGGCCCGGATCCGGTTCTCCGGAGTGATGGCTTTTTTTTGCGCCATGAGGATTTTATCTAAAGTGACTTCGATTTGGGATTTAAGCACAGTTCCCTGGCTGAAATAGCTGGTTTTTTCAATGGGGCGCAGCAGTTCAGCGGCCTGTTTTCTGATCGTTTCCAGTTCAGCCGGGGCGAGTTGCCAAATATCCTGCACTTCGACAAAGACAAGCTTGGTTTCCTCTGGTTTAAGTTCATAAGAACCGGTGACGTATAAAGCATCTTCAACCGCGTCATACTGGGTATTTAAGGAGGGGTCAAGAGTAACAATATCCTCGGTTTTTAATTCCCGGGGCAGATAAAATTTCAAAGGAACGGTTTGGCTGATAATAGTACTGGGATTGGTAATGACGGCTCGAAAGATAATACTGCCTTCTTCCAGCCAAAGCGAGCGGATAGGAGTTCCGACCGCCTGTGCCAGCATTTGTTGATTTAACCCCAGGAGGGCCTGAAGGTTGAAGACAATGTTTTTAAGGTTTAATTTTTGATTTGAGCTGATTTTGGTTGGTTTGGTCAGATTGGCGCCGCCGGGGTATTGATTGAGGGCCAGCAGGCGATCGCGGGTGTTGTTTACGGTTTGTGACAGAATGTTTTCACCTTGGCCATCCCAGTTTTCCAAAATAACCGCCAATTTTTGTCTTTCTGTTTCCAGAACAACGTTACGTTCGCTCACTTGGGCCAGATAACCGTACAGAGTGGTGTTATTACTGACACTGGTAATGTCACCCACATCAGCCTCGAGATTATTAAGGTATTCTAAGCTATTTAATAAAGCAGAAGGAGCTAGTTTTGGTTTGGAAACAGCCGCGCTGGTTAGCAAAGGAGCGAGAGAGAGATTGAAGTTGACAGCGGATTGATTAAGTAAGGCGATAATCGGCGCGTTCCAGCCGGCAGTCAGGCTGGTTAAAGGCGGATAATTTTGAAACAAAGAAGAGAGCGAGGTAATTTCCTGGGTGATGGCGTTTTGGCTCAATTGGCCCCATTTGCTGTTTAAAACTAACAGACGGGATTTGGCGCTCTTGACCGTGTCATAAAGGGCATTGGCCTGAGTTTGGCTTTCTTTCAGCTTAACGTTTAAGTTGGGGATTACCTGATTTTCTTCCAATGACAAAGAGACTATCGGTGCGTTGACCAATTTTTCCAGTAATTCCCGTTGCTTAGTTTGTTCCGTGGTGATGACGGTTAAGGTTTGGGCCGGGCCGGTGGTGGCGGTCGTGCTACTGCTCCAAATATTGGCCACCAAGTCACCGAAAGAGGTAAGCGAGCGGGAGGAACTATTCCAAACATCAGCGGCAAGAGAGCCGAAACCGGTCAGGGAGCGGGAAGTAGAGGCCCAGATATCAGTAATCAGGGAACCATAGCCGGTTAAGGTCCGGGAAGTATAATTCCAAATGTCTGCAGAAGTCAGGGTGGCGCTGGGGCTGGCAGTGACTTCAAATGATTTATCAATACAAAGATATTCGGCAGTGGGAGTCGTACAGCAGAGGTTGGTGCGGTACAGTCCGGTGGTGGTGCCGATGGTGGCTTCATAAGCATACCAGGCATCAGCGGAGCCGGTGGCAATATTTCCTGTTAAAAAATTGCCTCCGTCAGGATATTTAATGGTGGCGGAACAGGTGGCGGTGGTTATTGGTTGATATTGGTCGTCATACAAAAACTCGCCGATGGTGCAGGTAGAGGAGGTGAAACACTGTTGGTAATTAGCGGCTGAGGCCGGAGTAGCGAAGAGGAAAAAGGTGAGGGCAAGTAGGTAGGGCATGGCTAACCTAGGCCTTTTTTGGTCTGGATTTTTTTACTTGCGGTTGATCATCATCCTTAAGTGCGTGGCGGAATTCTTGAGTGGCACGGTGGATGCCCCGGGCGAGTTCCGGTAGTTTATTGCCGCCAAAAAAAAGCATTAAAACTAAGGCGATGATGATGATTTCGCCCAAGCCTATATTGTTAAACATAGGCGGTTACTCCTTGTCTTTAATGGCTGTTTTTAGGTCTTTAGCGGCTTTTTTAATTTCAACCTTGGATTGCCCCAGATTTTTACCCATTTTGGGGAGAAATTTAGCGCCAAAGAGTATTACCAAGACTGCCACAATGATTATAATCTCGGTTGTTCCCAGATTACTGAACATATTTTAATCCTCCTTTCTATTTTATTTATCTTCTTTATTTTCTTTACTGGCCTTTCTGAATTCTTTGATTGATTGGCCAATACCGCGCATCAATTCCGGAATTTTCTTGCCTCCGAAAAGGACTAAAATGATGACGGCAATTACGATGATTTCTGTGGTACCGATGTTTTTAAACATTAATTATTCACCTCCTTCATCGTCTTTTAAAGACTTTTGCAGGTCTTGTTTGGCTTTTTTCAGTTCTTTGACGGATTGACCTAGGCCCCGTGCCAGCTCGGGAAGCTTTTTGCTGCCAAAGAGAACCAGGAGAACTAGAGCAATGACGATGATTTCACCTGTCCCTAGATTTTTAAACATTGATTATTCTTTAATAATTAATGATTGGTTCAATAATAACGTCAGCTCAAAAAGAAGTAAAGGGGGAATTGTTAAGACAATTAGAGAGAAAATGTCATTTGGGGGCAACAAGGCAACAAAGACAAGAATAGCCGTATAAATATATTTCCGGGATTTTTTTAGGGTCCGGGACTGGATCAATTTGAGTTGGAGCAGGGCAGAAAGGACAATCGGCAGCTGAAAAACCAAAGCCATTAAGATACCGGTAGTGATAATTTGGGAGAAGAAACTACTGATATCCCACAGGTTTTTGATCGAGAATTCCTGTGTTACTTGGGCGTAGAGGGTGATAATGAGTTGGATAATCCAGGCGCCGAAAAGAAAACCGGCCACAAACAGAACTAAACTTAAGGGATAAAGGCGTTTTAGAAGAAAATACTCTTTGGCTTTCAGCGCCGGTTTGACAAAGGTAATCAGATAATAACCTAATAGGGGGAGAGAAAAAATCAGCCCGATAAGCAAGCCGGTGTTTATGGCTAAATCAATAAATTGATAGGGCGAAGTCAGCATGATATTGATGCCTTCCAGTTTAAAAATACGCATAATGAAGTTGATGATTTTTTGATAGTACATAAAGCCGATTATGCCGGTGGTAAAAAATACCAGCAGGACATGGAAAAGCTTGCCTTGGATTTCCTTGAGATAGGGAAGGTATTTGGCAATGGCTTGATCTTTGTCCATAGCTTTTTATCTGAGCGAGGCCAGGGTGGCCTTGGTTTTGATATCTTTGAGGATTTTAGCGGCCGTTCCAACAGTGGCGTGGCCGGCAATCACTTCATCCCAGACAGTGTCGGCAATTTCCGTTGGCGAAGCGCCACCTGCCTGGGTTTCAATAAAGGTGCTGGTGCCCAGATCCCGGGTGGAGCCGGCGGTATTACCGGAAAAAGTGTGGTTTAGTCGAACGCCGGTGCGGGTGACTCCGCTGCCGATGTCGATGCCATAACCGGAATTATTGTAAATCAAGTTATTTTCAAAAATGTTATCAGCCACACCCGAACCGGACAGGTCAATGCCGTCACTATTGCCGGTAATGATACATTGTTTGATACTGGCTAAGGTAGTCGTAGGGCCGATATTAATACCATTAGCAGTGCAGTTTTCAATGGCACAGGTGGCAATTTGGGTCCGGGAGCTGGAAGATAAATCAATGCCGTGGCCGCTGGTTGATTTAATCCAGCAGCCTTCAATTAGGGTGTTATCGCCGGTAATGGTAATCGCGTTGTCAGTCCCGCTCGTAGCCGTGGTGATATAAAAGCCGGAGATTTCCACGTTGTCCGCTCCGACCGTAAGCGTCGGAGTTCCGGGGGAGGTGGGGACTAACTGAAAAGAATAACCGGCACCCCGAAGCTTAAGATTATTTTTAGTAATATTTAATTTTTCCGTGACCGTAGTGATACCGCCGGTAGCCGTGGCTAAGGCAAAAATAATATCGCCGGTACCGCCAGAGGCCAAAGTTTGGGCTTTGGCAAACGAAGCCACGGCCTTAGCCGGGGTTAAACCGTCATTACCGTCACTGCCGGAAGTGGGATTCCAGTAATAAATACCGCCGATGGATTTACTCCGGCCGGTGAGCGATTCCAAGAGATAGAGAGTAGCATAATCGGTGCTGGACTGGATGATTGTCGGGGAAGAGGATTGGGCAATAACCACCTGGGTAAAAGCGGTGGGTTTGATCGGGTTATTACTGTATTGGTTGATGGCGACTAAGTTGCCGCCGGAAACCGTGCACAGAACGGTGTCCGGGCCGTTTCTGGCCTCAAAAGCAATCCGCCAGTCATTGATTAGTTCCAAAGTGATCCCCACGTACGAGCTGCCGCCCAAGGGTTGTTTGCCGTAAGCGTTGGCAATCGTTCCGTAATCCAGGTTAATGGGTTTTTCTTCGTAGAGCCGGATTTGATTAAGTAAATCCTGGGCAGTGACCACGGTTTGGGGTGAATCGACCTGAATGACCCGCTCGGTTTTGAAAAATGTCAGTGTGGCCATACTATATATTATAGTTCCTGAAAAACCGAAACTGACAATATTGGGATGGGTGATTTACCCTTGTATTGGTAACCAATATCCTGGGCGACTTTGATTGCCAGGCAGTTTGACGGTATTTTTTTAAAATTAATGGTTTGGGGCAGATGGGGCATTTCCGTTTGCGTAAAAGATTGATTTTTATGGTCTAATTGGAAATAGATTGTGTTCATGGAGAGGTGAGGCGGTAATTTTTCCAGATTGAAACCGGAAAGATTAATGATTTTCGACCGGCCATAAAGGAATTGATGGAAGTTGATGGGAATCAAGCCCCGGTCAAATAAAGCGACGAAACAACCAATGTCTTCGGCGACGATTATGCTGAATTCCCTGGGAAATAACTTTGGTTGCGGGTGATTGGTTAAATCTTCCAGTAAGTGGCGGTTAACCAGATGAATTTTATTGCTTTTATCCCGGCAGAAAAAAACTAGGCTGTGGTTATACCTAAAAATTGGGGTTAAATGATATTGTTTAAAGATGGGATTGGTTTGGTTAACTTCCAAAATGTTCGGGTCATTGGGGATAAAAGCTTTTAAGAGGGGATTATAAATTCGCAGGCCGATATTTCTGATGAACGTGACCGATAAATTGTCTTCCGGAGAACAAACCAGCCGGATTTGGTTGGGTTTTAAAGTGAGGGTGGAGGGTGTTTTCAGGCCGGAGTAAAAAATGCTGGCACCGGCGGCGGTGTTGGTTTTCACTTGAATTTCGCCGACGAAAGTTAACAAATAGTCGTTGATGCGCTTTAAGTCTGTTTGGGGTTGGGTTGTCTTAATGAAATAATCATTCATTTGGCGGTTTTTTTTAACTCATCGGCGGTTTTAATGTCATTTTGCAGGACTTTAATCATATTGGTTATCCGCGTCATTTCTTTTTTTTCTTTGCTAATCGCTTCGTTAAAGACCCTGATGTTTTTTTTGATTTTTTGGATATACTTTTTTAAATCAGTAACGCCGTAGCGGCGGACTTCTTTAAGATTATCTAATTCTTTTTTGGTTAAGGGTCTACTGATTGGCATCGATAATGGCAATGATTTGCCAGAGTCGTTCAATTTCTTTTTCTTCATTAGTAATTTGGTCCTGAAACAATTTAATATTTTTGCGCCGGTGGCTGACTTCGGCTTCGAGGCTAGTTTTGTCATAGCGCAGGGCTTCAGCTTTGGTGACCGGAAGGGTGAGGTCGGTCATCTTCGGTTAACCCCAAAAGTGTTTCTTTCTGGACAGTTCGGCTTTTTCTAGCTGGCTTTTGCTGATGAACTTCCCGTCTTGAGTGCGGGTAATGCGGGTGGGTGGAGTCGGGGCTTCCGCTTGAATGGTTTTGGGTTTTTGGGGTGGGTTCTTTTTGGCAAACAAACCTTTTTTCAGGGATTTTTCTGTTTTTTTTTGACTGGCCAGCAATTCTTCCTGCTGTTGCTGTTTTAAATAACGATCGATGGTTTTCTTGAGTTTAGTTTCGGATGCTTCCCTGAAAACGACAATGCCGGCGCTATTACGGGCAATATAAACAAGGTGATCGCCGTTTAATGATTGGGACAGTTCAAAACGTTTATAAATCATAGTTTAGTTAATTTATTGGAATATAGTATCGGTGGTTCTGATGACGCTGACATTGGTGGGGTTGGCGCCGACGACGCTCGAGTCCTGTTCGAACGGCAGAATGTTGCCGGCCTGCCGGGCGCGGACCCGGATATAAATGTCCGCATCAGTGGCCGAATGGGTAATGGTAATCGCTTCCGAACCGGGCGTACCTTGAGAACCGGTGGTTTCGTAAGCGTCGATAAACGGCACGTACCAATAATCCTGCGGGCTGGTGGTCGTGGCCACCGGTAAGCAGTTGAATTTAATGTTGTCAGTTGATGTTTGGCCGGTAATTGCCGGAGAAATAGTCACATTGTTGGCATCGACAATGGCGGTGACGTAACTAACGGCATTAGACCGGGTGACGTTCATTACTAGATCGCCGACCAAGCTGGCGGTGCCGATGCCGGTTTTAGTAATGTTAGTGGTGGTAGTGCCGGCGTCAGCCGAAGCCACGTTCGTGTAGGCCAGAGTGAAAGTGGTAGTGGTCCAGCTGGAGAACCGCATTCGGTATTCGGTAGTGGCGCTGGCGTCCACCAGACGAATGATGCCGCCGGTGGCTTTACCGGGTGAATCGGTGGTAATTGTACTACCCATAACCGCGGTTGTGGTTGCTTGGGTTTGGACAGTGGCGGCGTACTCGCTTTTATTAATGTCTCCGCCGGAACCGGTTAACCTAAAAACAGCGACTTTGTCCGCCGCGCGGGTATTACTGACGGTAATCGTGGCTTTGGTGGGAGCGACGCGGACAGTGCCGTTGTCATCAACCAACTGGAAGTTATTGGCGTCAGAGGTTTGATAATCGGTTAACACTACGCCCGGAGCGCAGAAGAACTTGCCGCCGGCAAAGGTGCCGAACGGTGCGGCGGCGATTGGCGTGACCGCCGAAGCTTCGCTATTGGGCGTAAACGAACCGGCGGCAGTGTCGTCAGTAACCAGGTTAGTGGTATTGAACGTCCCCCGGGAGTTTCTTAAAATGACAATTTTATCTGTGGTGTTGACTTCGACGATGGTGCCTTTGGCGCCGGAGGTTGCCTGGGTGCAGGTGTTGCCTTCGGTAAACGTACCGGAAATTGAACCGGAATAGCGTAAGCGGTAATCGGAACCAATGTAAAATTGGCCCTGGATGCTGTCGGTGTTGGTGGTGCCGGTTTCGCCGCGGCGGGTAGTATATTTGGAGTGCTGGTAAACATTAGGCAGGGAATTTTGGTTGCAGTCGATGACAATGGAGTAGTTTTCCGGCGTGCCGTTTTCGTCAATATCATAGCTACCGCCGTCAGAAAGACTACCGTGGGTGACCGTCGGGGCAGTCCCTAAAGCGGCCGGTCCGGCGGCCGCGGGCGTACCGGCGGTACAGGCGGCGCTGGAACCGGCGCCGGTGACCGACGTATCCCCGTTTTGGAAATTGGTGATTGGGTCGCCGATGAGATAATAAGTCAGAATGGGCGAGCCGGAAGTACCGCCAACAGCCGTGACCACGCCTTTTTTAGTGGTGGTGGCTTTAGAGATCACTTCGCCGGCGGTAAACGTGCCGGTTCCGGCTGAGCCGGTAAAGGTCCAGAAGCCGGTTTGGTTGTCCAAATCATTGCCGGTTTGAAGAGGAATCGGGTTTCTTCCGCCGTTGGTTAAGTCCACCACATAATAGGAATAGGTTTTCGAGTACTGCCGGGCCAAAACCGTAATGTAACCTTCGTCGGTTTCCACGCCTAACTCTTTAATATTAATCAAAATATCGATGTGGCCGTCAGCCCACCAGTCAGTGGTATCTTTGTAG
Proteins encoded:
- the tsaD gene encoding tRNA (adenosine(37)-N6)-threonylcarbamoyltransferase complex transferase subunit TsaD; translation: MKPPLILAIDTSCDETCAAVSYGRQILSNVISSQINIHAKYGGVVPHLAKRAHLEKIEFVVTEALKRSVLKGLKLRQQPEKNSKRTDLTGIDAVAVTVGPGLAPALEVGVNFAKNLAQKLNKPLIAVNHLEGHLLSCLANMTGTVPYIFPAIGLIVSGGHTELVLVKSIGHYQLLGQTLDDAAGEALDKLAKMLQLGYPGGPIIEELAKLGNPDAIKLPVPLQHSNDLNFSFSGLKTAAMYIIQKRNTPGVKDVHTPGVKSSEVKFVYDLCASFQQAIAKSLTTKLIFAIDHYYPASLLLGGGVLSNLYFRRQIRQSVNLPLYLPKNKKLFTDNAAMICIPAYYKFLKKDFVKDISTLDRQPNLNF
- the tatA gene encoding twin-arginine translocase TatA/TatE family subunit, with product MFKNLGTGEIIVIALVLLVLFGSKKLPELARGLGQSVKELKKAKQDLQKSLKDDEGGE
- a CDS encoding SH3 domain-containing protein, with protein sequence MPYLLALTFFLFATPASAANYQQCFTSSTCTIGEFLYDDQYQPITTATCSATIKYPDGGNFLTGNIATGSADAWYAYEATIGTTTGLYRTNLCCTTPTAEYLCIDKSFEVTASPSATLTSADIWNYTSRTLTGYGSLITDIWASTSRSLTGFGSLAADVWNSSSRSLTSFGDLVANIWSSSTTATTGPAQTLTVITTEQTKQRELLEKLVNAPIVSLSLEENQVIPNLNVKLKESQTQANALYDTVKSAKSRLLVLNSKWGQLSQNAITQEITSLSSLFQNYPPLTSLTAGWNAPIIALLNQSAVNFNLSLAPLLTSAAVSKPKLAPSALLNSLEYLNNLEADVGDITSVSNNTTLYGYLAQVSERNVVLETERQKLAVILENWDGQGENILSQTVNNTRDRLLALNQYPGGANLTKPTKISSNQKLNLKNIVFNLQALLGLNQQMLAQAVGTPIRSLWLEEGSIIFRAVITNPSTIISQTVPLKFYLPRELKTEDIVTLDPSLNTQYDAVEDALYVTGSYELKPEETKLVFVEVQDIWQLAPAELETIRKQAAELLRPIEKTSYFSQGTVLKSQIEVTLDKILMAQKKAITPENRIRAFREARLELNGVNANMTRLQDLVAEASGTGSIFGFVGGVQTVAVWGILLIVIASFVFLTIYMRQLSRRRPKLKITTPEITPKHSFWTSPAVIPIIIIFTSVATATITQLLLKSRAAPAQIQQLMPPEPSPELASPLASPQPSGVGGSPASPSASPKNQNINIKNEKEVLGESIPSRLTVPENSSVNIRSKPSSAAPVIMTVKTSIDVFVFSKSDDWSRIDFGPNDANQSWWVSSQFLD
- a CDS encoding twin-arginine translocase TatA/TatE family subunit, translating into MFSNLGTTEIIIIVAVLVILFGAKFLPKMGKNLGQSKVEIKKAAKDLKTAIKDKE
- a CDS encoding twin-arginine translocase subunit TatC — translated: MDKDQAIAKYLPYLKEIQGKLFHVLLVFFTTGIIGFMYYQKIINFIMRIFKLEGINIMLTSPYQFIDLAINTGLLIGLIFSLPLLGYYLITFVKPALKAKEYFLLKRLYPLSLVLFVAGFLFGAWIIQLIITLYAQVTQEFSIKNLWDISSFFSQIITTGILMALVFQLPIVLSALLQLKLIQSRTLKKSRKYIYTAILVFVALLPPNDIFSLIVLTIPPLLLFELTLLLNQSLIIKE
- the tatA gene encoding twin-arginine translocase TatA/TatE family subunit, giving the protein MFKNIGTTEIIVIAVIILVLFGGKKIPELMRGIGQSIKEFRKASKENKEDK
- a CDS encoding HIT domain-containing protein; amino-acid sequence: MTDCIFCKIVAGEIPSYKIYEDKDFLAFLDIFPKTEGHTLVIPKKHVQYVWDYDNLGKYFETVGKIARHLREKSKEEIVKLVVWGWEVPHAHIHLMPGKTDKFDGRKLNPGELQDLLKKYRFNSF
- a CDS encoding right-handed parallel beta-helix repeat-containing protein, which gives rise to MATLTFFKTERVIQVDSPQTVVTAQDLLNQIRLYEEKPINLDYGTIANAYGKQPLGGSSYVGITLELINDWRIAFEARNGPDTVLCTVSGGNLVAINQYSNNPIKPTAFTQVVIAQSSSPTIIQSSTDYATLYLLESLTGRSKSIGGIYYWNPTSGSDGNDGLTPAKAVASFAKAQTLASGGTGDIIFALATATGGITTVTEKLNITKNNLKLRGAGYSFQLVPTSPGTPTLTVGADNVEISGFYITTATSGTDNAITITGDNTLIEGCWIKSTSGHGIDLSSSSRTQIATCAIENCTANGINIGPTTTLASIKQCIITGNSDGIDLSGSGVADNIFENNLIYNNSGYGIDIGSGVTRTGVRLNHTFSGNTAGSTRDLGTSTFIETQAGGASPTEIADTVWDEVIAGHATVGTAAKILKDIKTKATLASLR
- a CDS encoding twin-arginine translocase TatA/TatE family subunit; the encoded protein is MFNNIGLGEIIIIALVLMLFFGGNKLPELARGIHRATQEFRHALKDDDQPQVKKSRPKKA